The Armatimonadota bacterium genome window below encodes:
- a CDS encoding alpha-ketoacid dehydrogenase subunit beta, with amino-acid sequence MPELRYLDALNRAHHEEMARDERVVVLGEDVGAKGGVFGVTAGLLERFGEERVIDTPLAESAIVGCAIGMAINGLVPIAEIQFADFLHPAFDQIVSEAARMRYRSNGAFGCPLVIRVPYGGAHGTALYHSQCVEAFYAHVPGLKVVAPYTPYDAKGMLKAAVRDPDPVLFLEHKRLYRIVRGEVPEEDYEVPIGPAVVRRPGKHLSVFTYGWMLHETLRAAEMVQPEGIEVEVVEIRTLRPLDKLTILRSVAKTNKALVVYEDNRFCGYGAEIAALIAEEAFEELDGPVMRLGGPDVPAVPFARSLEEAWMPDADRIAQAIRRLARY; translated from the coding sequence ATGCCGGAGCTGCGGTACCTGGACGCCCTGAACCGGGCACACCACGAGGAGATGGCCCGGGATGAGCGGGTGGTGGTGCTGGGAGAGGATGTGGGCGCAAAGGGCGGGGTCTTCGGGGTCACCGCGGGGCTGCTGGAGCGGTTTGGAGAAGAGCGGGTGATTGACACGCCGCTGGCGGAGTCTGCCATCGTGGGGTGCGCCATCGGCATGGCCATAAACGGTCTCGTGCCCATCGCGGAGATCCAGTTCGCGGACTTCCTCCACCCGGCCTTCGACCAGATCGTGAGCGAGGCGGCCCGCATGCGCTACCGAAGCAACGGGGCCTTCGGCTGCCCCCTGGTCATCCGGGTCCCCTACGGCGGTGCACACGGAACGGCCCTCTACCACTCCCAGTGTGTGGAGGCCTTCTACGCCCACGTGCCCGGCCTGAAGGTGGTGGCTCCGTATACCCCGTACGACGCGAAGGGGATGCTGAAGGCCGCGGTGCGGGACCCGGACCCGGTGCTCTTTCTGGAGCACAAGCGCCTGTACCGCATCGTTCGGGGCGAGGTGCCGGAGGAGGACTACGAGGTGCCCATCGGACCCGCGGTGGTGCGACGGCCCGGAAAGCACCTCTCCGTGTTCACCTACGGCTGGATGCTGCACGAGACTTTACGGGCCGCGGAGATGGTGCAGCCGGAGGGGATCGAGGTGGAGGTGGTGGAGATCCGCACCCTCCGTCCCCTCGACAAGCTCACCATCCTCCGGTCCGTGGCGAAGACCAACAAGGCCCTGGTGGTGTACGAGGACAACCGGTTCTGCGGGTACGGGGCGGAGATCGCGGCCCTCATCGCGGAGGAGGCCTTCGAGGAACTGGATGGCCCCGTGATGCGGCTGGGCGGGCCGGACGTGCCCGCGGTGCCCTTCGCGCGATCCCTGGAGGAGGCCTGGATGCCCGACGCGGATCGGATCGCCCAGGCCATCCGCCGCCTCGCACGGTACTGA
- a CDS encoding dihydrolipoamide acetyltransferase family protein, translating into MPVEVKLPQLGETVYEATVGKWLKRPGDRVERFEPLVELITEKVNVEMPAPLGGRLVEILVPEGQTVPTGTPIALMETEQPPPAEGRAVEERSLRLSPLVARLAREHGISREELERIPGTGAGGRITKHDLLRYLEQRGTPSPAETAPVQGEREDRLVPLDPLRRTIAERLSRSVREIPHAYALVEADVTDLVRYYERNREDFERRYGVRLTYTAFFLRAAVEALRAYPVVNAQWTEEGILLRGRIHIGVAVSTERGLLVPVIRDADEKSLVGIVRELDRLVRRAREGQLSLEEVQGGTFTLTNPGVFGSVWSMPIIHHPQAAILATDAITKRPVVRGEGIAIRSVMHLGLAFDHRVFDGEVAVRFLNRVKECLEAVDPVTR; encoded by the coding sequence ATGCCCGTGGAGGTGAAGCTGCCGCAACTCGGGGAGACGGTGTACGAGGCCACGGTGGGGAAGTGGCTCAAGCGGCCGGGGGATCGGGTGGAGCGGTTCGAGCCCCTGGTGGAGCTCATCACGGAGAAGGTGAACGTGGAGATGCCCGCCCCCCTCGGGGGCCGGCTGGTGGAGATCCTGGTCCCGGAGGGACAGACGGTCCCCACGGGAACCCCCATCGCCCTGATGGAGACGGAGCAGCCGCCTCCCGCGGAGGGAAGGGCCGTGGAGGAGCGCAGCCTGCGGCTGTCTCCCCTCGTGGCCCGGCTCGCCCGGGAGCACGGGATCTCCCGGGAGGAGCTGGAGCGGATCCCGGGAACCGGTGCCGGCGGCCGGATCACGAAGCACGACCTCCTCCGCTACCTGGAGCAGCGCGGAACCCCTTCTCCCGCAGAGACGGCCCCCGTGCAGGGGGAACGGGAGGATCGTCTCGTGCCCCTGGATCCCCTCCGCCGGACCATCGCGGAGCGGCTCAGCCGCTCCGTGCGGGAGATCCCCCATGCCTACGCCCTGGTGGAGGCGGACGTCACGGACCTCGTGCGATACTACGAGCGGAATCGTGAGGACTTCGAGCGTCGGTACGGGGTCCGGCTGACGTACACCGCCTTCTTCCTGCGGGCCGCGGTCGAGGCCCTGCGGGCCTACCCCGTGGTGAACGCCCAGTGGACGGAGGAGGGGATCCTGCTGCGGGGAAGGATCCACATCGGGGTGGCGGTGTCCACGGAGCGGGGCCTCCTGGTCCCCGTGATCCGGGACGCGGACGAGAAGAGCCTTGTGGGCATCGTCCGGGAGCTGGACCGGCTCGTGCGCAGGGCCCGGGAGGGGCAGCTCAGCCTGGAGGAGGTGCAGGGCGGGACCTTCACCCTCACCAACCCGGGGGTGTTCGGCTCCGTCTGGTCCATGCCCATCATCCACCACCCGCAGGCGGCCATCCTGGCTACGGATGCCATCACGAAGCGGCCCGTGGTCCGGGGCGAGGGGATCGCCATCCGGT
- the lpdA gene encoding dihydrolipoyl dehydrogenase — protein MLSGRGARSCEEDRTKRRREERVEDIYDLVVIGAGPGGYVGAIRAAQLGMRTAIVERRKLGGTCLHLGCIPTKALLQVAELLEETRRAREFGIRVGEPSLDMAAVQRYKERVVNTLHRGVEYLMRKNGIAVFQGTARLADRGLVHVSLQDGSETELRTRRVLLATGSVPRSLPGVVVDGSRILTSDHVVALQEVPRRLGILGAGVIGVEFASIFRSFGSEVTMLELLPRVLPGEDEEVSEALRRAFERRGIKIYTEAKLQRVESTEGGLRLVAAQDGGLVEVEVDVLLVAVGRAPYLEGLGVETVGLQVDEGGFIRTDARMRTTVEGIWAIGDVVHQVPMLAHVASEEAVVAVEDMAGLDPRPVDYLSVPRCTYSLPEVASFGLTEAQAREQGYQVRVGRFPFAANSKAAILGIREGFVKIVADARYGEILGVHMIGPRVTELLPEGILARTVEATAEEIVRAIHAHPTLGEAIREAALDVLGRVIHT, from the coding sequence GTGCTGTCAGGGCGCGGGGCCCGATCGTGTGAGGAGGATCGGACCAAGCGGCGGCGGGAGGAGCGCGTGGAGGACATCTATGATCTCGTGGTCATCGGAGCGGGTCCCGGAGGATACGTGGGGGCCATCCGCGCCGCCCAGCTCGGGATGCGCACCGCCATCGTAGAGCGCCGCAAGCTCGGCGGAACCTGCCTGCACCTCGGCTGCATCCCGACCAAGGCCCTGCTGCAGGTGGCGGAGCTCCTGGAGGAGACGCGGCGCGCCCGGGAGTTCGGGATCCGGGTGGGGGAGCCCTCCCTGGACATGGCCGCGGTCCAACGGTATAAGGAACGAGTGGTCAACACCCTTCACCGGGGCGTGGAGTACCTGATGCGCAAGAACGGCATCGCGGTGTTCCAGGGAACGGCGCGCCTGGCGGATCGGGGCCTCGTGCACGTCTCCCTCCAGGACGGATCCGAGACCGAGCTCCGGACCCGGCGCGTGCTGCTCGCCACAGGGTCGGTACCCCGGAGCCTCCCGGGGGTGGTGGTGGACGGCAGCCGCATCCTCACCAGCGACCACGTGGTGGCCCTCCAGGAGGTCCCCCGCCGGCTCGGAATCCTGGGCGCGGGGGTGATCGGGGTGGAGTTCGCCAGCATCTTCCGGTCCTTCGGGAGCGAGGTCACCATGCTGGAGCTCCTGCCCCGGGTGCTCCCGGGCGAGGATGAGGAGGTGAGCGAGGCCCTCCGCAGGGCCTTCGAGCGCCGGGGCATCAAGATCTACACGGAAGCAAAGCTCCAGAGGGTGGAGTCCACAGAGGGCGGACTGCGGCTGGTGGCCGCTCAGGACGGAGGGCTTGTGGAGGTGGAGGTGGACGTGCTCCTGGTGGCCGTGGGACGCGCGCCCTACCTGGAGGGGCTGGGGGTGGAGACGGTGGGGCTGCAGGTGGACGAAGGAGGCTTCATCCGGACGGACGCCCGGATGCGCACGACCGTGGAGGGGATCTGGGCCATCGGAGACGTGGTCCACCAGGTGCCCATGCTCGCCCACGTGGCGAGCGAGGAGGCGGTGGTGGCCGTGGAGGACATGGCGGGGCTTGATCCCCGACCCGTGGACTACCTCTCCGTCCCCCGGTGCACCTATTCCCTGCCGGAGGTGGCCAGCTTCGGATTGACGGAGGCCCAGGCCCGGGAACAGGGCTACCAGGTCCGCGTGGGCCGGTTCCCCTTCGCCGCGAACAGCAAGGCCGCGATCCTCGGAATCCGGGAGGGGTTTGTGAAGATCGTGGCGGACGCGAGATACGGGGAGATCTTGGGGGTGCACATGATCGGGCCCCGGGTGACGGAGCTGCTGCCGGAGGGGATCCTCGCCCGCACCGTGGAGGCCACCGCGGAGGAGATCGTGCGGGCCATCCACGCCCATCCCACCCTCGGGGAAGCGATCCGGGAGGCGGCCCTGGACGTCCTGGGCCGGGTGATCCACACGTAG
- a CDS encoding thiamine pyrophosphate-dependent dehydrogenase E1 component subunit alpha: MTPEITAKPQHTNLGLSDGDVLRMYGYMVLARVLDERMWQLQRAGKARFVVSAPGHEGAQVAMVWPLDRERDWFVPYYRSLAACLVKGMTPTEILLSVLAKATDPSSGGRQMPGHYSSPRLRILSGSSTVGTQYPHAVGIAYAAKVRRTGEVVVVSIGEGGTSEGDWHEALNFAGVHRVPCIFCVENNRYAISVPLHKQMAVDSVAVRAAGYGMPGVSVDGCDVLEAYRVMREACERARRGEGPTLVEFRVERLSPHSSEDQQERYRSPEDLEAARRRDPLVRFGGYLRSVGLLDDTRDQALWARARREVDEATEAAERAPDPDPATLLRHVYHDPEPDRPADPVYWIPRE; encoded by the coding sequence ATGACGCCGGAGATCACCGCAAAGCCCCAGCACACGAACCTGGGCCTTTCGGACGGGGACGTGCTGAGGATGTACGGGTACATGGTCCTGGCCCGGGTGCTGGATGAGCGCATGTGGCAGCTGCAGCGGGCCGGCAAGGCCCGGTTCGTGGTCTCTGCCCCGGGCCACGAGGGCGCACAGGTGGCCATGGTGTGGCCCCTGGACAGGGAACGGGACTGGTTCGTGCCCTACTACCGCTCCCTGGCCGCGTGCCTGGTGAAGGGGATGACGCCCACGGAGATCCTCCTCTCGGTCCTGGCCAAGGCCACGGATCCGAGCTCCGGGGGGCGGCAGATGCCGGGCCATTACAGCTCCCCACGTCTCAGGATCCTGTCGGGGAGCAGCACCGTGGGCACCCAGTATCCGCACGCGGTGGGCATCGCGTACGCGGCGAAGGTCCGGCGCACGGGAGAGGTGGTGGTGGTGTCCATCGGGGAGGGGGGAACGAGCGAGGGCGACTGGCACGAAGCCCTGAACTTCGCGGGGGTACACCGGGTCCCCTGCATCTTCTGTGTGGAGAACAACCGCTACGCCATCTCCGTGCCCCTGCACAAACAGATGGCGGTGGACAGCGTGGCGGTCCGGGCCGCGGGCTACGGCATGCCGGGGGTAAGCGTGGACGGGTGCGACGTGCTGGAGGCCTACCGGGTGATGCGGGAGGCCTGCGAGCGCGCCCGGCGGGGCGAGGGGCCGACCCTGGTGGAGTTCCGGGTGGAGCGGCTCAGCCCCCACAGCAGCGAGGACCAGCAGGAACGGTACCGTTCCCCGGAGGATCTGGAGGCCGCCCGCCGGCGCGATCCCCTGGTGCGGTTCGGCGGCTATCTCCGATCCGTGGGGCTGCTGGACGACACTCGGGATCAGGCCCTGTGGGCGAGGGCCAGGCGGGAGGTGGATGAAGCCACGGAGGCCGCGGAGCGGGCTCCGGACCCCGATCCGGCCACACTCCTGCGGCACGTGTACCACGACCCCGAACCGGACCGGCCCGCGGATCCCGTGTACTGGATTCCCCGGGAGTGA